In the Nitrososphaerota archaeon genome, one interval contains:
- a CDS encoding DUF2070 family protein: MSAMDRIVERYKLLFKLPKPQIIILYLLIEGIFFGIISNIIIFGFNYFLYGIFLGIFILFLSGLLFSLIIYYFRGKEGLLNFKRILGLTFFSNMISGLILIISALFSILVDIKYYYLIFSIGCGTLIAFIFTILYVLLNKNIKSLFLLSFSHPFFCFTLFLIHLNLLEMILINEIPKLFVQFILTSFTSFLIALWYVKSIDKVGIKNGIGGTINLFKAFAYVWYKNENSKFEEILDKISEEKNINILIMKFFDKEKIIGAIIVPEFHFGPFRKMGSSIFPLLISENIGKKFNIIPLIFHPPSTHEEDLVKVIDNERLIKKIEETFLEKSNIKMNEATPLIKEKIGNITIYFQLFNNYPLVLITRSPIPTEDIPTKIRIKIKEILANKGFKTSFIIDSHNCINKDFKELSNEDEENIYKAILNVLEKSLKLPKYKIEAGFSQKKLEKYSELEGIGKNGIVALVMKINDQKIAYISIDGNNMIKGLRERIIEELMKIGFNEAEVTTTDTHTVTGLTRGEGYFPIGAAIPNDEIINSIIKVAQDASLKIKPLEIEVKEVSIEKIKVLGKSINILSKTLDESINVAKKNLFIAILTLIFFASIILFFC, encoded by the coding sequence ATGAGTGCTATGGATAGAATAGTTGAACGTTATAAGCTTCTTTTTAAGCTTCCAAAACCTCAAATAATCATACTATATCTTTTAATTGAAGGTATATTTTTTGGAATAATTTCAAATATCATAATTTTTGGTTTTAATTATTTTCTATATGGGATATTTTTAGGCATATTTATACTCTTTTTAAGTGGATTATTATTTTCATTAATAATATATTATTTCAGAGGAAAAGAAGGTTTATTAAATTTCAAGAGAATATTAGGATTAACATTTTTTTCAAATATGATATCGGGATTAATATTGATCATATCTGCATTGTTCTCCATTTTAGTTGATATAAAATATTATTATTTAATTTTCTCGATTGGGTGTGGTACACTTATAGCTTTTATATTCACAATATTATATGTTCTTTTAAATAAAAATATAAAAAGTTTATTCTTATTATCTTTTTCTCATCCATTCTTTTGTTTTACATTATTCTTAATTCATTTAAATCTTTTAGAAATGATATTAATTAATGAAATACCAAAGTTATTTGTTCAATTTATTCTTACGTCATTTACATCATTTCTTATTGCTCTATGGTATGTTAAATCTATAGATAAAGTAGGCATAAAAAATGGCATTGGAGGAACAATAAATTTATTTAAAGCTTTTGCATATGTATGGTATAAAAATGAAAATAGTAAATTTGAAGAAATACTTGATAAAATTTCAGAAGAAAAAAATATAAATATTCTTATTATGAAATTTTTTGATAAAGAGAAAATAATTGGAGCAATAATTGTTCCAGAATTTCATTTTGGCCCTTTTAGAAAAATGGGTAGCAGTATTTTCCCATTATTAATTTCAGAAAATATTGGAAAGAAATTTAATATTATTCCATTAATATTTCATCCACCTTCAACGCATGAAGAAGATTTAGTAAAAGTAATTGATAATGAAAGATTAATTAAAAAAATTGAAGAAACTTTTTTAGAAAAAAGTAATATAAAAATGAATGAAGCAACACCTTTAATTAAAGAGAAAATTGGTAATATAACTATTTATTTTCAATTATTTAATAATTATCCACTTGTATTAATTACACGTTCACCTATTCCAACAGAAGATATCCCAACAAAAATAAGGATTAAAATTAAAGAAATATTAGCTAATAAAGGTTTCAAAACAAGTTTTATAATCGATTCTCATAATTGTATAAATAAAGATTTTAAAGAATTAAGCAATGAAGATGAAGAAAATATATATAAAGCTATTTTGAATGTTTTAGAAAAATCATTAAAATTGCCAAAATATAAAATAGAAGCAGGTTTTTCACAAAAGAAACTTGAAAAATATAGTGAATTAGAAGGGATAGGAAAAAATGGTATTGTTGCTTTAGTTATGAAAATAAATGATCAAAAAATTGCATATATTTCAATAGATGGTAATAATATGATAAAAGGTTTAAGAGAAAGAATAATAGAAGAATTAATGAAAATAGGTTTTAATGAAGCTGAAGTAACAACGACTGATACACATACAGTCACAGGTTTAACTCGTGGTGAAGGATATTTTCCAATTGGTGCTGCTATACCAAATGATGAAATTATCAATTCAATAATAAAAGTTGCTCAAGATGCTTCTTTAAAAATAAAACCATTAGAAATAGAAGTTAAAGAAGTTTCAATTGAAAAAATTAAAGTTTTAGGTAAATCTATAAATATACTTTCCAAAACTTTAGATGAATCGATTAATGTAGCTAAAAAGAATCTTTTTATTGCAATTTTAACCCTTATATTCTTTGCATCTATAATTTTATTTTTCTGTTAA
- a CDS encoding HAD family hydrolase, translating into MISTILFDYGDTLIYRNKPIEEIREKRLEFLHKYLINKKINIDIKILKENFYNIWDSIYKKCEEESIEIPAEETIPKILEKIGIRHKYDKEIEHVFFKPDLECIMLFPEVKEVLNFLKNNGYKIGLISNTVSDWFVKKTLKKLKIEKFFNCIITSAKIKIRKPKPEIFEKALKELNANKSQTVMIGDSLKSDILGAKKIGIKAVHINRGKNNKNIIDINPDATIHNLLEIIPIISKW; encoded by the coding sequence ATGATATCTACTATACTTTTTGATTATGGGGACACTTTAATTTATAGAAATAAGCCAATTGAAGAAATAAGAGAAAAAAGACTTGAATTTTTACATAAATATTTAATTAATAAAAAAATCAATATTGATATAAAAATCTTAAAAGAAAATTTTTATAATATTTGGGATTCTATATATAAAAAATGTGAAGAAGAAAGCATAGAAATACCTGCGGAAGAAACAATTCCAAAAATTTTAGAAAAAATTGGAATAAGACATAAATATGATAAAGAAATTGAACATGTCTTCTTTAAACCTGATTTAGAATGCATTATGTTATTTCCTGAAGTTAAAGAAGTGCTTAATTTTCTAAAAAATAATGGATATAAAATTGGATTAATTTCAAATACTGTTTCCGATTGGTTTGTTAAAAAAACTTTAAAGAAATTAAAAATAGAAAAATTTTTTAATTGTATAATTACTTCTGCCAAAATTAAAATTAGAAAACCTAAGCCAGAAATATTTGAAAAAGCTTTAAAAGAATTGAATGCAAATAAATCTCAAACAGTTATGATTGGGGATTCTCTTAAATCAGATATTCTAGGAGCTAAAAAAATAGGAATTAAAGCTGTACATATTAATCGAGGAAAAAATAATAAAAACATTATAGATATAAATCCCGATGCAACTATACACAATTTATTAGAAATAATTCCTATAATTTCTAAATGGTAA
- a CDS encoding type II toxin-antitoxin system VapC family toxin encodes MIVLDTDVLIEIFDKNSVKGEEALKKIIESNESISITVINLHEILYGLNKYAKPIKDVLRLPVLSYRKQDAILASELELKMELKGTPIRRMDAIIAAITINNNAKLYTFDVKHFKPLEEYGLKIFL; translated from the coding sequence ATGATCGTTTTAGATACTGATGTCTTGATTGAGATTTTTGATAAAAATTCTGTAAAGGGTGAAGAAGCATTAAAAAAGATTATTGAAAGTAATGAATCTATATCTATAACAGTTATTAATCTTCATGAAATCTTATATGGATTAAATAAATATGCTAAGCCTATAAAAGATGTTTTAAGACTTCCAGTTTTAAGTTATAGAAAACAAGATGCTATTTTAGCTTCTGAGTTAGAGCTAAAAATGGAACTAAAAGGAACACCTATCCGAAGAATGGATGCTATAATAGCTGCTATAACAATAAATAATAATGCAAAACTTTATACATTTGATGTAAAGCATTTTAAGCCTCTAGAAGAATATGGATTAAAGATTTTTCTATAA
- a CDS encoding antitoxin VapB family protein, which translates to MVKTITIRDEIYKRLLAIKREDESFSELLERLIENINPIDILTGLRGCVEFKDKEKLLSEIYLRRAERRL; encoded by the coding sequence TTGGTTAAGACCATAACTATTAGAGATGAAATTTATAAAAGGCTATTAGCTATTAAGCGAGAAGATGAAAGTTTTAGCGAACTACTTGAGAGGCTTATTGAAAACATAAATCCGATAGATATTCTTACAGGACTTAGAGGTTGTGTTGAATTTAAAGATAAAGAAAAACTTCTTTCAGAAATTTATTTGAGAAGAGCTGAGCGCAGATTATGA
- a CDS encoding thymidylate synthase, producing MSYAPVLFIKGKNLAEVWEKSIIELWNKGIEIKTEYNEMSKDCTMIMEIEEPFSEPRIHKAGIIGSYKTLIEYVNEILEGIHDKYVEEGKWPYTYHERLFNYKFGENSINQINYILEKLKETPYTRRAQAITWKPWNDTKIDDPPCLQRIWVRVFQNRLVMHTIWRSRDALKAAFMNMYALTELQKRIANELNVEIGKYVDISNSYHIYERDYETVEKMIKNFNKRPWNERTLTTEKFREHIL from the coding sequence ATGAGTTATGCACCAGTGCTTTTTATTAAAGGTAAAAATCTTGCTGAAGTTTGGGAAAAATCAATAATAGAACTTTGGAATAAAGGTATTGAAATAAAAACTGAATATAATGAAATGAGTAAAGATTGCACAATGATAATGGAAATTGAAGAACCTTTTTCAGAGCCCAGAATACATAAAGCCGGAATAATTGGAAGCTATAAAACATTAATCGAATATGTTAATGAAATTTTAGAAGGAATTCATGATAAATATGTAGAAGAAGGAAAATGGCCATATACTTATCACGAAAGACTTTTTAATTATAAATTTGGAGAAAATAGCATAAATCAAATTAATTACATTTTAGAAAAACTTAAAGAAACTCCATATACTAGAAGAGCTCAAGCAATCACTTGGAAACCATGGAATGATACTAAGATAGATGATCCACCATGTTTACAAAGAATATGGGTTAGAGTTTTTCAAAATCGCTTAGTTATGCATACTATTTGGCGTTCAAGAGATGCATTAAAAGCTGCTTTTATGAATATGTATGCATTAACAGAATTGCAAAAAAGAATTGCAAATGAATTAAATGTTGAAATTGGAAAATATGTTGATATTTCAAATTCTTATCATATTTATGAAAGAGATTATGAAACTGTAGAAAAAATGATTAAAAATTTTAATAAAAGACCTTGGAATGAAAGAACCTTAACAACAGAAAAATTTAGAGAGCATATACTTTGA
- a CDS encoding ATP-binding protein encodes MIREDMERFNEWWFTGKIRKELALPFKRYAFSKILESLKERQILIITGLRRVGKTTLLYQTIEKLLETEEPNKILYFSFEESLANVKEVLDFYEKQILKKVFEEAGRIFIFFDEIQYCENWPSIIKQYYDLYPNIKFLISGSSSLLLSKEAIDKLAGRFFFFELKPLTFFEFLEMKGIKILEPELFSRRIETYFFDYLRKAGFPEIVNWENDIKIAEYIKNTVIDRVILRDLPIIFKTRDIILLEKIMKLILSNPGAIININSLSRDWGENKITISNYLKFLEISLLIRSLSNFRPAFLSISRKLKKYYPTVTSLIFSNSKE; translated from the coding sequence ATGATAAGAGAAGATATGGAAAGATTCAATGAATGGTGGTTTACTGGAAAAATAAGGAAAGAATTAGCTTTACCCTTTAAAAGATATGCTTTTTCTAAGATTTTAGAGAGTCTTAAAGAAAGACAAATTTTAATAATAACTGGATTAAGGAGAGTTGGTAAAACTACTCTTTTATATCAAACGATAGAAAAATTATTAGAAACTGAAGAACCAAATAAAATTCTCTATTTTTCTTTTGAAGAATCTTTAGCAAATGTTAAGGAAGTTTTAGATTTTTATGAAAAACAAATTCTTAAAAAAGTATTTGAAGAAGCTGGTAGGATTTTTATTTTCTTTGATGAAATTCAATATTGTGAAAATTGGCCCTCTATTATTAAACAATATTATGATTTATATCCTAATATAAAGTTTTTAATTTCAGGTTCTTCTTCTCTTTTACTTTCAAAAGAAGCTATAGATAAATTAGCTGGAAGATTTTTCTTTTTTGAATTAAAACCATTAACATTTTTTGAATTTTTAGAAATGAAAGGAATTAAAATCTTGGAACCAGAACTTTTTTCAAGAAGAATTGAAACTTATTTCTTTGATTATTTAAGAAAAGCAGGTTTCCCAGAAATTGTTAATTGGGAAAATGATATAAAAATAGCAGAATACATTAAAAATACTGTTATAGATAGAGTAATTCTTAGAGATTTACCAATTATTTTTAAAACTCGTGATATAATCTTATTAGAGAAAATAATGAAGCTTATTCTCTCAAATCCTGGAGCTATTATAAATATTAATTCACTTTCTAGAGATTGGGGAGAAAATAAAATAACAATTTCTAATTATCTTAAATTTTTAGAAATTTCTCTTTTAATAAGATCATTAAGTAATTTTAGACCTGCTTTCTTATCCATTTCTAGAAAATTAAAGAAATATTATCCTACAGTAACATCGCTTATTTTTTCAAATTCAAAAGAAAT
- a CDS encoding galactitol-1-phosphate 5-dehydrogenase, which produces MKAAIWYGGKDIRIEDVPEPKISDNDVLIKVKAVG; this is translated from the coding sequence ATGAAAGCTGCAATATGGTATGGAGGTAAAGATATCAGAATAGAAGATGTACCTGAACCAAAAATAAGTGATAATGATGTTCTTATAAAAGTTAAAGCTGTAGG
- a CDS encoding galactitol-1-phosphate 5-dehydrogenase — MKAAIWYGGKDIRIEDVPEPKISDNDVLIKVKAVGICGSELHAYEGTSERRKPPLIMGHEFSGEIEEVGKNVKNLIKGDKVVVNPIIRCLKCEQCLNGRSNICENMRLIGLHTPGAFAEYIAIPSENCYKIPDNLSFEEASMVEPLSVGLHAINLANMKINSDVAIIGGTGVIGLCTLQVVKIVGVGRIICTGTRENKLKIAEKLGANILINVKEIDPIKKIMEITNRKGIDIAFEAVGIQETVQQAISMVKKGGSVVVIGMLAKKMELEMLDIVTKEKKIIGSYGYTPLDFKTALNLIAEEKVNVKPLITHVFSLNEISKGFEVLSKNREEVIKVIIKP; from the coding sequence ATGAAAGCTGCAATATGGTATGGAGGTAAAGATATCAGAATAGAAGATGTACCTGAACCAAAAATAAGTGATAATGATGTTCTTATAAAAGTTAAAGCTGTAGGAATATGTGGCTCCGAACTTCATGCATATGAAGGAACTTCAGAAAGGAGAAAACCACCTCTTATAATGGGTCATGAATTTTCTGGAGAAATAGAAGAAGTAGGGAAAAATGTAAAAAATTTAATAAAAGGAGATAAAGTAGTTGTTAATCCAATTATTCGCTGTTTAAAATGCGAACAATGTTTAAATGGTAGATCAAACATTTGTGAAAATATGCGTTTAATAGGTTTGCATACTCCTGGTGCATTCGCTGAATATATAGCTATTCCTTCTGAAAATTGTTATAAAATACCAGATAATTTATCATTTGAAGAAGCAAGCATGGTAGAACCTTTATCTGTTGGATTACATGCTATAAATTTAGCTAATATGAAAATAAATAGTGATGTAGCAATAATTGGTGGTACTGGTGTAATAGGATTATGTACTTTACAAGTAGTAAAAATAGTAGGTGTTGGAAGAATAATATGTACTGGAACAAGAGAAAATAAATTAAAAATAGCTGAAAAACTTGGTGCAAATATTTTAATTAATGTAAAAGAAATAGATCCTATTAAAAAAATTATGGAAATAACAAATAGGAAAGGAATAGATATCGCATTCGAAGCTGTTGGAATTCAAGAAACTGTGCAACAAGCTATAAGTATGGTTAAAAAAGGTGGAAGTGTAGTAGTTATAGGTATGTTAGCTAAAAAGATGGAATTGGAAATGCTTGATATTGTTACAAAAGAAAAGAAAATAATTGGATCATATGGATATACTCCATTAGATTTTAAAACAGCATTAAATTTAATAGCTGAGGAAAAAGTAAATGTAAAACCATTAATAACACATGTTTTCTCTTTAAATGAAATATCAAAAGGATTTGAAGTTCTTTCTAAAAATAGAGAAGAGGTCATAAAAGTTATAATAAAACCTTAA
- a CDS encoding HAD family phosphatase — protein MLKAIIFDLDGTLINLAFDYKKAKAEVISFLINSKVDEKVLDENKSIYLNIEAAIDYIKKEFGEEYAKIIKEKAFDIVDKYEKEEIEKASLCDNALNLINYIKSKGVKIAICTNNSRYTTFSILNKVNIANLIDVIVTRDDVEKLKPYPDPLLLACKKLNINPSEALYIGDSIVDLSAAKAVGMRFILLSKNDLKLTESYKNFKKVNSLKEIIKVLVDYLID, from the coding sequence ATGTTAAAAGCAATAATATTTGATTTGGATGGTACTTTAATTAATCTTGCTTTTGATTATAAGAAAGCAAAAGCAGAAGTTATTTCATTTTTAATCAATTCAAAAGTTGATGAAAAAGTGCTTGATGAAAATAAATCTATTTATTTAAACATAGAAGCTGCAATAGATTATATAAAAAAAGAATTTGGTGAAGAGTATGCTAAAATTATAAAAGAGAAAGCATTTGATATTGTAGATAAATATGAGAAAGAAGAAATAGAGAAAGCTTCATTATGCGATAATGCTTTAAATTTAATAAATTATATTAAATCAAAAGGAGTAAAAATCGCAATATGCACTAATAATTCAAGATATACAACTTTTTCAATATTAAATAAAGTAAATATAGCTAATTTAATAGATGTTATAGTAACTAGAGATGATGTAGAAAAACTTAAACCTTATCCTGATCCTCTTCTATTGGCTTGTAAAAAACTTAATATTAATCCTAGCGAAGCTCTATATATTGGAGATTCTATAGTTGATTTATCAGCAGCTAAAGCAGTTGGAATGAGATTTATTCTTCTCTCTAAAAATGATCTTAAACTCACAGAATCTTACAAGAATTTTAAAAAAGTTAATTCATTAAAAGAAATAATTAAAGTTTTGGTAGATTATTTGATAGATTAA